A region of Armatimonadota bacterium DNA encodes the following proteins:
- a CDS encoding DegT/DnrJ/EryC1/StrS family aminotransferase — protein sequence MEGKIPLLDMTPEIESIWTPLMAAIEGAVRGGRFIMGPNVKAFEEEIAAYLGVKHAVGCNSGTDALVLAMRALNLGPGDEVITTPFTFFATAECVSHVGATPVFVDIDPVSFNIDPSLIEAKITPRTKAIIPVHLYGHSCDMDAIMAIAEQHGLKVIEDVAQAFGARYSGRKVAAIGHAGALSFFPSKNLGAFGDGGMLVTNDDEIAAAARMLRVHGAKKKYFNETVGYNSRLDELQAAILRVKLPHLDEWNAGRRRAAEIYNELLRDVDGIVTPESAVYTDHVFHQYTVRIANGRRDEVQQRLKEAGIDTMVYYPVCLHRLPLYESMGVSLPLAERASAEALSLPIWPTIERGIQERVVEALKSALGAELAMA from the coding sequence ATGGAAGGCAAAATTCCCCTTTTAGATATGACCCCAGAGATCGAATCGATCTGGACGCCGCTGATGGCCGCCATCGAGGGCGCCGTGCGGGGCGGTCGGTTTATCATGGGTCCCAACGTCAAGGCATTTGAAGAAGAGATCGCCGCCTATTTGGGCGTCAAGCATGCGGTCGGCTGTAACTCCGGCACGGACGCACTGGTACTGGCCATGCGCGCGCTGAACCTGGGGCCGGGGGATGAGGTTATCACCACGCCGTTCACCTTTTTTGCCACGGCGGAGTGCGTCAGCCATGTCGGCGCAACGCCGGTGTTCGTCGATATCGATCCGGTCTCGTTCAACATCGATCCGAGCCTGATAGAGGCCAAGATTACCCCGCGCACCAAGGCGATCATCCCTGTGCATCTTTATGGCCACTCGTGCGATATGGACGCGATCATGGCGATTGCCGAGCAGCACGGTTTGAAGGTGATCGAGGACGTGGCGCAGGCGTTTGGCGCTCGCTACAGTGGTCGAAAGGTTGCGGCTATCGGCCATGCGGGGGCGTTGTCGTTCTTCCCTTCTAAGAACTTGGGCGCGTTTGGCGACGGCGGGATGCTGGTAACGAACGACGACGAGATCGCGGCGGCTGCGCGCATGTTGAGAGTGCACGGCGCCAAAAAGAAATATTTTAACGAGACGGTGGGCTACAACTCGCGATTGGACGAACTTCAGGCGGCGATCTTGAGGGTGAAGCTGCCTCATTTGGACGAGTGGAACGCCGGTCGGCGCCGCGCCGCAGAGATTTACAACGAACTCCTAAGAGATGTTGACGGCATCGTAACCCCAGAATCGGCGGTCTACACCGACCACGTTTTCCATCAATATACGGTTCGGATTGCGAACGGTCGTCGCGACGAGGTGCAACAGCGATTGAAAGAGGCGGGCATCGACACGATGGTCTATTATCCGGTCTGCCTGCATCGGTTGCCGCTTTACGAATCGATGGGCGTTTCGTTGCCGTTGGCCGAGCGGGCCAGCGCCGAGGCGCTTAGTTTGCCGATTTGGCCTACTATCGAGCGCGGCATTCAGGAGCGCGTCGTCGAGGCGCTGAAGAGCGCATTGGGCGCAGAACTGGCCATGGCCTAA
- the lhgO gene encoding L-2-hydroxyglutarate oxidase, producing MNFDYAIVGGGIVGLSVARELTHRAPKAKIALFEKEPEIGLHASGRNSGVLHSGIYYSPGSLKARFCAEGARVWKGYCRERGLPLKETGKIVLPVSADQDTALDLLFERGRANGAEPELIDGKSLADMEPEARTATGRALWVRQTAVIDSREILRSLRDDLSDVEFIHGQTKLENRAVVVQGQRYEFGELINCAGLWADKVAQAYGAGDGYTMLPIRGRYFKHVGDLALRHQIYPVPDLNVPFLGVHFTLGIDDAVYLGPSALPALGREHYRGLSGATLRSAGSNIARIARLFMANRNGFRTYFWRESRRAIRSQFAREARQMVPRLRTGDLQACEKVGIRAQLVDLKTQSLAMDFVIERGERSLHVLNAVSPGFTCAPSFARHIVDRLLESKEKAWTYAESAS from the coding sequence ATGAACTTCGACTATGCGATCGTTGGCGGCGGCATCGTCGGCTTGTCCGTTGCACGGGAGCTGACCCATCGCGCGCCGAAGGCCAAGATCGCCCTATTCGAAAAAGAGCCGGAGATCGGGCTTCATGCCAGCGGTCGAAACAGCGGGGTTCTGCACTCCGGCATCTACTATTCGCCGGGATCGCTGAAGGCGCGTTTTTGCGCAGAGGGGGCTCGGGTCTGGAAAGGGTATTGCCGAGAGCGCGGACTGCCGTTGAAGGAGACCGGGAAGATCGTTCTACCGGTTTCGGCAGACCAGGATACGGCATTGGACTTGCTTTTTGAGCGCGGCAGGGCCAACGGCGCCGAGCCGGAGTTGATCGATGGGAAGTCTTTGGCAGATATGGAGCCGGAAGCACGGACTGCGACCGGTCGGGCGCTTTGGGTTCGGCAAACGGCGGTTATCGATTCTAGGGAGATTCTACGATCTTTGCGCGACGATTTATCAGATGTTGAGTTCATCCATGGCCAGACGAAACTTGAGAATCGCGCTGTCGTCGTCCAAGGCCAGCGGTATGAGTTTGGCGAGTTGATCAACTGTGCGGGATTGTGGGCCGACAAGGTCGCTCAAGCGTATGGCGCGGGAGACGGCTACACGATGCTGCCGATTCGCGGTCGCTATTTCAAGCACGTTGGCGATTTGGCATTGCGGCATCAGATCTATCCCGTGCCCGATCTCAACGTGCCGTTTTTGGGCGTTCACTTTACGCTGGGCATCGATGACGCGGTTTACCTGGGGCCGAGCGCCCTGCCTGCGCTGGGTCGAGAGCACTATCGCGGCTTATCGGGTGCGACGCTCAGATCGGCGGGATCCAACATTGCCCGGATTGCACGGCTGTTTATGGCAAATCGGAACGGCTTTCGAACATATTTTTGGCGGGAGAGTCGCCGAGCGATTAGGAGCCAGTTTGCTAGGGAGGCGCGGCAAATGGTTCCTCGACTTCGCACTGGCGATCTACAAGCCTGCGAAAAGGTCGGTATTCGAGCGCAGTTAGTCGATTTGAAGACCCAATCGCTGGCTATGGATTTTGTGATCGAAAGAGGCGAGCGGTCGTTGCACGTGTTGAACGCCGTTTCGCCCGGGTTCACTTGCGCGCCCAGTTTTGCACGGCACATCGTCGATCGACTACTTGAATCGAAGGAGAAGGCATGGACATACGCGGAAAGCGCTTCTTAG
- a CDS encoding NAD-dependent epimerase/dehydratase family protein, which produces MDIRGKRFLAIGGAGLIGSHTVDRLLKEDVKEVVVYDNFARGSLENLSGALRDPRCKIFEAGGDLLHADILNAACQGMDGVFHFAALWLLQCWEYPRAAFDVNIRGTFNVLEACIDSGVKRLVYSSSASVYGDAVEEPMSEDHPYNNTNFYGATKVAGEQMCRALYHRYKGTAKAFDYAGLRYMNVYGPRQDYHGAYVSVIMKMLDRLDKGQPPVVFGDGSQAYDFIYVEDCAAANVCAMKADATDRFYNVGMGVKTTIKELAQLLLRLTDSSLEIQYEPAGQTFVKNRIGSTLRAEAEIGFKAQTPLTEGLMRLIQWRNSHIEEVEARRRKAGLSDG; this is translated from the coding sequence ATGGACATACGCGGAAAGCGCTTCTTAGCCATCGGGGGCGCAGGGCTGATCGGCTCGCACACAGTCGACCGGTTGCTGAAGGAGGACGTGAAGGAGGTCGTTGTCTACGACAACTTTGCGAGAGGGAGTTTAGAGAATCTATCGGGCGCGTTGCGCGATCCTCGCTGCAAGATATTTGAGGCGGGGGGCGACTTGCTCCACGCCGACATTCTAAACGCGGCGTGCCAAGGAATGGACGGCGTATTTCACTTTGCCGCGCTTTGGCTGCTGCAGTGCTGGGAGTATCCTCGCGCAGCGTTCGACGTGAATATCCGAGGCACGTTCAATGTGTTGGAAGCCTGCATCGATTCGGGCGTCAAGAGGCTGGTCTACTCCTCTTCGGCGTCGGTCTATGGCGATGCGGTCGAAGAGCCGATGAGCGAGGATCATCCCTACAATAACACCAATTTTTATGGCGCGACCAAGGTCGCAGGCGAGCAGATGTGCCGAGCGCTCTATCATCGATACAAAGGTACGGCGAAGGCGTTCGACTATGCGGGGCTGCGCTACATGAACGTGTATGGCCCGCGCCAGGATTACCACGGCGCTTATGTCTCCGTCATTATGAAGATGCTGGACCGGCTGGATAAGGGTCAACCTCCGGTGGTGTTCGGGGACGGTTCGCAGGCCTACGATTTTATCTATGTGGAGGATTGTGCGGCGGCCAACGTCTGCGCGATGAAGGCCGATGCGACCGACCGATTTTACAACGTCGGCATGGGCGTCAAGACCACGATCAAAGAGCTAGCGCAACTGCTTTTGAGGCTGACCGACTCGAGCCTTGAGATACAGTACGAACCGGCTGGTCAGACTTTTGTGAAGAACCGCATAGGGAGCACTCTTCGTGCGGAGGCGGAGATCGGATTCAAGGCGCAGACGCCGCTGACAGAAGGTTTGATGCGTTTGATCCAATGGCGCAATTCGCACATCGAGGAAGTCGAAGCGAGACGCCGAAAGGCAGGTCTGTCGGATGGTTAA
- a CDS encoding methyltransferase domain-containing protein, protein MVKEAVALELLLVCPVCQGQLHRKNDESVCENCGREYRWHDGILDATPAPPPDQDVAEKWGLWEQLQANGEVSYTEAPDLNLSIGKREDAKFFGDFADLSGLTLDIGCGPQELPSYGAGVKGSLVGIDPLMGRQPRDFAFVKGIGEYLPFADNTFDRALFATSLDHMLSPVRALKEAARVVKPGGGVAVWYGEVHDHQDEPKGSYFTKAAAMLKRGDIAGLAKAVAAKTGLSRNRRAYMERLQQPEGAVDIYHFFHVEDEALREWIAQVGLTVAREGGLGANRFVYAVKG, encoded by the coding sequence ATGGTTAAGGAAGCGGTCGCGCTGGAGCTTTTGCTGGTCTGTCCCGTCTGCCAGGGCCAACTGCATCGCAAGAACGACGAGAGCGTTTGCGAGAACTGCGGGCGCGAGTATCGTTGGCACGACGGCATTCTGGACGCGACGCCCGCGCCTCCGCCCGACCAGGATGTGGCCGAAAAGTGGGGGTTATGGGAGCAGTTGCAGGCGAATGGCGAAGTGAGCTACACCGAAGCGCCCGATCTGAATCTCTCGATCGGCAAGCGAGAGGACGCGAAGTTTTTTGGAGATTTTGCCGATCTCAGCGGATTGACCCTGGACATCGGCTGCGGACCGCAAGAGCTGCCTTCCTACGGCGCTGGCGTTAAAGGCAGTTTGGTCGGGATCGATCCGCTTATGGGCCGACAGCCAAGAGATTTTGCGTTTGTGAAGGGGATCGGAGAGTATCTTCCCTTTGCCGACAATACGTTCGATCGAGCGCTGTTCGCCACTTCGCTCGATCATATGCTGAGCCCGGTTCGCGCACTGAAGGAGGCGGCAAGGGTGGTCAAGCCGGGCGGCGGAGTCGCCGTTTGGTACGGCGAGGTTCATGATCATCAGGACGAACCTAAAGGCTCCTACTTTACAAAGGCGGCGGCCATGCTCAAGCGCGGAGATATTGCTGGGCTTGCAAAGGCCGTTGCGGCAAAAACCGGATTGTCTCGCAACCGAAGGGCGTATATGGAGCGGCTGCAGCAGCCAGAGGGCGCGGTAGACATTTATCACTTCTTTCACGTAGAAGACGAAGCGCTGAGGGAGTGGATCGCTCAAGTTGGGCTGACCGTTGCCCGAGAAGGCGGTCTCGGCGCAAACCGATTTGTGTACGCCGTGAAAGGATAA
- the asnB gene encoding asparagine synthase (glutamine-hydrolyzing), whose amino-acid sequence MCGIVAVANLDRTAASPATLRGMTEAVKHRGPDGEGEYLNGFVALGHRRLAIIDLSPAGHQPISNESGDVILTYNGELFNFQTLRVELEAKGHRFHSKTDSEVVAHAYEEWGPDCVLRFNGQFAFVILDKANRKLFAARDRFGVKPLYYGQFGDSLIFASEIKSILQHPDAKARICFPALAQYLTFQNTFGDLTLFEGIRLMPPASRTLIDLDRPGDLRIETYWDYDFSQAEIKASEEEAADELYRLFVQAVSRQLVSDAPIGSYLSGGMDSGSITAIAARSLPRLATFTCGFDLSSATGMELSFDERPVAEAMANWLKTEHYEVVLHAGDMEHVLPDLIWYQEDLRVGQCYPNYYVARLASKFVKVVLAGTGGDELFGGYPWRYYRSAGCANRDEFYSRYYDFWQRLVPDDHRTSLFNEATLRDIGSAQPFDAFRSVFDGYKGELICPEDFINASLYFELKTFLPGLLVVEDKLSMAHSLETRVPFLDNDLVDFALRVPVRYKLSNLDQAIQMDENVPWKRRATADGKAVLRSAMSRIIPKEVTERNKQGFSAPDASWFRGESIDYINRLLRSPRARIYDLLQPAYVESALDQHTSGQANRRLFIWSLLSLEHWLRRFVP is encoded by the coding sequence ATGTGCGGAATCGTCGCCGTCGCTAACTTAGATCGAACGGCCGCATCGCCCGCTACTCTGAGAGGCATGACGGAGGCGGTCAAGCATCGGGGTCCGGACGGCGAAGGCGAATATCTCAACGGCTTTGTCGCATTGGGCCATCGCAGGCTGGCCATTATCGACCTCTCGCCAGCCGGACACCAGCCCATCTCGAACGAAAGCGGCGACGTTATCCTGACCTACAACGGCGAGCTGTTCAACTTTCAGACTTTGCGCGTCGAGTTAGAAGCAAAAGGCCATCGATTTCACTCGAAGACCGATTCCGAGGTCGTCGCTCACGCCTACGAAGAGTGGGGGCCGGATTGCGTTTTGCGATTCAACGGCCAGTTTGCTTTTGTGATATTGGACAAGGCTAATCGAAAGTTGTTCGCAGCGCGAGATCGGTTTGGGGTCAAGCCGCTTTACTATGGACAGTTCGGCGATTCGCTGATCTTTGCCAGCGAGATCAAGTCGATCTTGCAGCATCCTGACGCCAAGGCTCGGATTTGCTTTCCAGCGCTGGCGCAGTATCTCACTTTTCAGAACACCTTTGGCGATCTGACGCTTTTCGAGGGCATTCGATTGATGCCGCCCGCCAGCCGAACATTGATCGATCTGGATCGGCCGGGAGACCTGCGAATCGAGACCTACTGGGACTACGACTTTAGCCAGGCCGAGATCAAGGCGAGCGAAGAGGAGGCCGCGGACGAACTGTATCGGCTGTTCGTACAGGCCGTCTCAAGGCAATTAGTGAGCGATGCGCCGATCGGCTCCTACTTGAGCGGCGGGATGGATTCGGGTTCGATCACCGCGATCGCGGCGCGCAGCCTGCCGCGTTTGGCTACGTTCACTTGCGGATTTGATTTGAGCTCGGCTACGGGGATGGAACTCAGCTTTGACGAGCGTCCCGTTGCAGAGGCAATGGCAAACTGGCTGAAGACCGAACACTACGAAGTGGTGCTCCATGCGGGCGACATGGAGCACGTTTTGCCCGATCTGATCTGGTATCAAGAAGACTTACGCGTCGGCCAGTGCTATCCCAATTACTATGTGGCGCGCTTGGCGTCCAAGTTTGTAAAGGTTGTGCTGGCGGGCACGGGAGGCGATGAACTTTTCGGCGGATACCCGTGGCGATATTATCGAAGCGCCGGCTGCGCCAATCGTGACGAGTTTTACTCGCGATACTACGATTTTTGGCAGCGACTGGTACCGGACGATCATCGAACTTCGCTCTTTAACGAAGCAACCCTTAGAGACATTGGCAGCGCGCAGCCTTTTGACGCCTTTCGAAGCGTCTTTGATGGCTACAAGGGCGAACTGATCTGTCCTGAAGACTTTATCAACGCCTCACTCTACTTTGAACTCAAGACCTTTTTGCCAGGTCTGTTGGTGGTCGAGGATAAGCTGAGCATGGCGCATTCGCTGGAAACGCGAGTGCCGTTTTTGGACAACGATTTGGTCGATTTCGCTCTGCGCGTGCCGGTGCGATATAAACTGAGCAACCTGGATCAGGCGATCCAGATGGACGAAAACGTGCCTTGGAAACGACGGGCGACCGCCGACGGCAAGGCCGTTTTGCGCTCCGCCATGAGCCGTATTATCCCGAAGGAAGTTACCGAACGCAATAAGCAAGGCTTCAGCGCCCCCGATGCCAGTTGGTTTAGGGGCGAGAGCATCGACTATATCAACCGCCTGCTTCGGTCGCCGCGAGCAAGAATCTATGACCTGCTGCAGCCTGCTTATGTTGAATCCGCTCTCGATCAGCACACCAGCGGACAGGCCAACCGAAGGCTCTTCATTTGGTCGTTGCTGAGCCTGGAGCATTGGTTGAGGAGGTTTGTGCCATGA
- a CDS encoding NAD(P)-dependent oxidoreductase: protein MSERESALITGATGLIGSHLTRRLAKKMNVFATARRPEAPELVHAGATYIPLDMSKEWSQRALPDGVSTVIHLAQSEHFRDFPKNVGHVLQVNTHSTVKLLDYARRMGARTFILASTGGVYGWGDRPLTETQPMSEYMGFYAASKYAAETLADAYRGYFHVITLRFFFVYGVGQAKHMLIPRLIANIRENKTVTLAGENGIRINPIHVEDSVDAIVGAMRLEQSAKINIGGPEALNLRQIANAIGQAVGKPPAFDVHKEAEQRHLVGDIRRMIELLSAPKTKFRDGILQVVQEEWSAQ from the coding sequence ATGAGCGAGCGCGAGAGCGCGCTGATAACGGGGGCGACTGGTCTCATCGGATCGCATCTGACGCGCCGATTGGCCAAGAAGATGAACGTCTTTGCCACCGCCCGGCGCCCTGAAGCTCCCGAATTGGTCCATGCCGGGGCGACTTACATACCGCTCGATATGTCGAAGGAATGGTCCCAGCGCGCCCTTCCTGACGGCGTAAGCACGGTGATCCATTTGGCCCAATCGGAGCATTTTCGGGACTTTCCCAAGAATGTCGGGCATGTGCTGCAGGTCAACACTCACAGCACGGTCAAACTGTTGGATTATGCGCGACGCATGGGGGCGCGGACATTTATCCTGGCCTCCACGGGCGGCGTTTATGGCTGGGGCGACCGGCCTTTGACCGAAACGCAGCCCATGAGCGAGTATATGGGTTTTTATGCGGCATCCAAATATGCCGCGGAGACGCTTGCCGACGCCTATCGAGGATACTTTCACGTCATTACGCTTCGTTTCTTTTTCGTCTACGGCGTCGGACAGGCCAAACATATGCTGATTCCGCGGCTGATCGCCAATATTCGCGAGAACAAGACGGTTACCTTGGCGGGCGAGAACGGCATTCGCATCAACCCTATTCATGTCGAAGATTCGGTCGATGCGATCGTGGGGGCGATGCGCTTGGAGCAGAGCGCAAAGATCAACATCGGTGGCCCTGAGGCGCTGAACTTGAGGCAGATCGCCAACGCGATCGGTCAGGCGGTCGGCAAACCTCCGGCATTTGACGTCCATAAAGAGGCCGAGCAGCGGCACCTTGTCGGGGACATTCGGCGGATGATCGAACTGCTTTCCGCGCCCAAGACCAAGTTTCGAGACGGCATTTTGCAGGTCGTTCAGGAAGAGTGGTCTGCCCAGTGA
- a CDS encoding oligosaccharide flippase family protein: protein MVRQWLKDSVIYGATTIVTRGVAVVMLPFYTRLLTRGEYGAIDILTVVGSILNILLTMEIAQGVARRFTDAETDEEKQAYASTAWWFGVALYSLFVIIGILFANPIASLVLNSAEQAGLFRIACWAIALNGLFYLAQNQLRWQLMPSAFASASLVYTVLAAVVSLALMAGFDMGIRGFFFGQMVAAVVATTLSIAFARAYIGPRFDGAFLKRMLAFSAPLAPASIAALAIGFVDRFLILKLMGVEANGLYSAAFRIGSLVLLAVAGAQSAVTPLIWSRYRDPDAPARIEPILRAYAFGALSLLLGLALFAQPIALLLTGPDFQACYPYALPLAASLTIISLTPFAPGLHLTNKTHLFALINIAGAGLSALLCYFLIGRFGLTGAAMGTLIASTVSVSSLFVISQRYYPIPYRWGTLCAALAVATVFGLVGRYFETLILDGWVLLAIRTLVLLFSVLVLARLLVGEIRAGVTRIIAGRAG, encoded by the coding sequence ATGGTCCGGCAGTGGCTGAAAGATAGCGTCATCTACGGCGCGACGACCATCGTTACGCGCGGCGTGGCCGTGGTGATGCTGCCCTTCTACACTCGGCTGTTGACCCGCGGCGAGTATGGCGCCATTGACATTCTGACGGTGGTCGGTTCCATTCTGAACATCTTGTTGACTATGGAGATTGCCCAGGGCGTGGCGAGGCGCTTTACCGATGCCGAAACGGACGAAGAGAAGCAAGCCTATGCATCGACCGCTTGGTGGTTCGGCGTGGCGCTCTACAGCCTCTTCGTCATTATAGGGATTCTCTTTGCAAATCCTATCGCCTCTCTGGTTTTGAACTCTGCGGAACAGGCCGGGCTGTTCCGCATCGCTTGCTGGGCGATCGCGCTGAATGGTTTGTTCTATCTGGCTCAAAATCAGCTTCGTTGGCAATTGATGCCCTCGGCTTTTGCTTCAGCGAGTCTCGTCTATACCGTGCTCGCCGCTGTCGTCAGTCTTGCGCTGATGGCCGGTTTCGACATGGGGATCCGCGGCTTCTTCTTTGGTCAGATGGTTGCAGCGGTCGTTGCAACGACTCTGTCGATCGCCTTTGCCCGAGCCTATATCGGGCCGCGATTCGATGGGGCGTTTCTTAAGCGGATGCTTGCTTTTTCCGCTCCATTGGCGCCTGCCTCTATAGCGGCGCTTGCCATTGGTTTTGTGGATCGTTTCTTGATCTTGAAGCTGATGGGGGTCGAGGCTAACGGTCTTTACAGCGCCGCATTTCGGATCGGATCGCTCGTGCTGTTGGCGGTCGCGGGCGCTCAGTCTGCCGTAACGCCTCTCATCTGGAGTCGATACCGCGATCCGGACGCGCCGGCGCGTATAGAGCCGATCTTGCGCGCATATGCTTTTGGAGCGCTCTCCCTTTTGCTCGGGCTGGCGCTTTTCGCTCAGCCGATCGCGCTGTTGCTGACCGGTCCGGACTTTCAGGCCTGCTATCCCTATGCTCTGCCCTTGGCGGCCAGTCTCACCATCATCAGCCTAACTCCCTTTGCGCCCGGGCTGCACCTGACGAATAAGACTCACCTTTTTGCACTGATCAACATCGCGGGCGCCGGGTTGAGCGCGCTGCTGTGCTACTTTCTGATCGGTCGTTTTGGTCTTACGGGCGCGGCCATGGGGACATTGATCGCATCGACGGTCTCTGTTTCGTCTCTATTCGTCATCAGCCAGCGATACTATCCGATCCCCTATCGGTGGGGTACACTTTGCGCCGCGCTTGCCGTTGCGACCGTCTTTGGACTTGTAGGGCGTTATTTCGAAACGCTCATCCTTGATGGTTGGGTTTTGCTCGCTATCCGAACGCTCGTTCTTCTATTCTCCGTGCTGGTTTTGGCCCGGCTGCTTGTCGGCGAGATCAGGGCGGGCGTAACGCGAATCATCGCCGGGAGGGCGGGATAA